GTACAGTACACATTTATCTAAGTATGTGGCATGCTTAAGAAATATGTTGTCCAAAGTAAATTCTTTCCAACACTGCTTAGTGTATATTCATGGCTTGCCTAGGCTTCTGGTTATTCTATTTTTACTACTTGACAAAACTTATTCAATTTAATATATTTAGGCAGTTTTTCCTGGGCAAATGTCCATCCACGGCTGCTTGTGGTCAAAACCTATATACACTTAGAACTATCCTTTAACagcaaccccaccccctttttaaaagcagagcCAGGGAGAACATAGTTCAGTCAGATCATTACCTAGCTGATATATGTCATATTCGGAAGACCAGTTAAAAAGTGAAAAGTGTTTCTGAAAACCCTGCAGTGTAATTTGACTGAGGGCTTTATTTTCCTATAGGCAGGGGAGCCAGTTGCTCTTAGAGTAGCATTTAAGTTGGCTTTCAGTTGTTACAAAATCAAACTTCTGCTACAATCCAAAGTTAATGTGGTCCATGTGCTTGAAAGTAAGTTTTGTTACACCGGAATGCcttctaaataaaaatgtttagggttaatGTTCTGGTTAGCCATCTCCTTGTTCTTGATGAGCTGGTCCCCCCCACTTATTCCCACATGTCATTAATGTATCCCGTTTCTGACATGTAAGACgtttctactgaagctctttcttcTATTTCATGTCCTCCTTTACAAAGCTTGTAGAGTTGAGGACAAAAGAAAGAGAGTGAAGGGAAGATACTAAAAGGCATGGCTGAGTTTATGTCACGTGATTAGAATTATACAGGGCTTAGCTGAAGTGGTCCTTTGGAAATAATTTCAGTCCCTCATTCATCCACTCTTAGGTTTGTGATGAACCTGAAGAGTTGAAAAGAAAAGTCAGTAAGCTCTCTGCAGCTGTGCAGGGAGCAAAGCATCTCATCATTTACACAGGAGCTGGCATCAGTACGGTAAGACTGTGTGGTTGGCTGTTCTAAAATCACCTGGTACAAGATCCTATAGTGGTTTGTGTTTATTAGTGTGTGGCTACACATTATGTTCACCACGCAAGAGCAGTCCAGCTCTGACTTGAGAATCCTGTAGGCTCCCTCAGCAACAGATAAATATAGAAGAAACTGTATTCAAACTACTTTTGTTCCCTCCTAGGGACAATTACCTGTTAATGAGAGAGGTAAGCAGAAATAAAACCAGCTTTTTCATCCATGCATGTTTGATTGTGATTCCTGTCCAGTGTTCTCTGTCTGTTGGTTGGGGAGTTTGCAGAACAAGAAGAGCTAGACTGCTCTCTTGTGGTGAGTATAACATGTATAACATAACTCTTGATGTGAGTTGGGCCACTTTCACAAGTGAAACAGAACAACTGTTTTGAACTTATGAAAATAGTTTGTTGTAGTATTCTTAACAGCTTTCTTATTTAGAGGTAGGGAAGAGGCTCTCCTAATCTGAAGTATGGGAAATGTGGATACTGAAATGATGAAAGAACTGTTTTGAATGTATGCAGGAAaatgggaagctgtcttatatgcAATCATAGAATTGGTGTGTCTAGCTGAGTATTGCCTAttctttttgtaagctgctttgggtttTTTCTACTATCAAATGATATAtagatttcatgaaataaataaatatactgacTGTCAGTGACTTTTCAGCACTTCAGACAAGACCTTTGGAGCCCAATTGAAGctgtgaccttttgcatgcaaggcacagGTGGTGGTGACACTATTGTGGAGTTGCATGAAATACTGATTTCAgtatttcagaagcatttttAACTGATTTGGGTGGGAATTCTGGCATCTCAGAATTCATTTGATTTTGCATTAGATAGTTAGTTAGTTGCCTGACACCCTTTGAGATAGATTAAGGTTTTGCCATAGAAGAGATTTTGTTAGAACTGCTCAGGATAATAAGTGGGTGACATGCTAAATAAGTTAAAGGAATGCCTGGTGTCTCAGAGAAACAACCAGCATTTTGCATACCCACCTAAGAGCCAGTCTACATAGCCAGTCTACATATTATGTTGCTTCATGTTAAGGAGCATGTCTCTTTCAATCTAGAATACAGAAGACTCCTTTCAGAAAGCTGTCCCTAACAGGAAAGCTGCAGAATCATCATGTTCTTGCCTCTGGCTATCCCATGTTATTGGGAAGAAACGAGCATTTTATCAGACTTGCCTTTGGCAAAGCAGCTTTTGGACAGTGGGAGATGCTGTTTGGCTGGCTGGGTTTTTCCATCCTGTTATGTTGTACAACTACcgcatttttccatgtataagactgggattatttattttaaaattaagttaAAATTTGGGGGTCGTTCTATACACGGATACTGCAGCGTGGTGACGGGCGATAGGTTGCTGCGGCTTGCAGGAGATTGTCATCTTTGATTGGCCGgttgattggtggctgcggcaaggtcTGTTGTGGATTTGCTGCCGCTGTGGCAATTTGGCGGGCGATTGGTGGGTGCTGTTGGCGACCGTGCATGCGATTGGTGTCATCGGCAAGGTGTGAGAATGTCTAACAATATAGTTATTGTTCTATAAGGTCTataactctgggcaatccccctaaaaaaaagctcaacaactcttggcaatctcctcccattttcttaatttggagtcccccaaaatacagtcttatactgtatatacatggaaaaatacggtaatctgcTTTAGCAATTTGTGAGGCAGAAGAGCAGGGCCGATTAATCACATGTTTGCCATGTGAGCAGCATATGAACCTTTAGTGCCCTAGCTAGGAAGAGGTTTGGAATAAGATTTTTCCTGATGGAAGAAAATGTTGAGGCCATTTCTCAGGCAGATTTCAGTATGGTGTTAGTTGACATGCTTGCATCATGAAGGGCTTTCAATTTTGGGCGATGGGCAGTGAAGAGATGTCTGAGCAGGAGACTATGGGGGTTGACAGGGCTTTTAGGATATGACAGACAAAGTTGCTGATGAGTGTGGCTGTGTATTGCTGAAGGTCCCCTTTCTCTTATGTCTCCTGGTAACACAGGCAGCCTCAATTCCTGACTACAGAGGCCCTAATGGGGTATGGACAATGCTGCAGAAAGGGAGGAGTATCAGGTAACCAAAACTTGACCATTCAGATGCTTGCCTGGTGCTTGGGAAATTTCTTAGAAGATCATTTCGGCCTCCTCAGAGAAGGCTCTACTGGAACATGTGTGATTGGCTACTGTTATTTAATACAGTTTTTTCTCTCCACTTGCCAGGGCTGTGGATCTGAGTGAGGCAGAGCCCACACTCACCCACATGAGCATCACCTGTTTGCACAACCACAAACTGGTAAGGCTGCATATTAGTCAATCCTATACTCCCGGGGGCAAAAGGAGATGGCACCTGTGGGGAACCTGGTTGAGGCATGAAATGGATATTGAGTCTGGAGAATCTGGGATGATGGAGAGCCTCTCAGTGCAGAGGATAAGGCCATGCACACCCTCCCTGCACAAATACTGTATTGTTAGACAAAGTGAATCAGATATGGGGCTTAGAGTAGCAGGGAAATAGACAgtctttgtatgtgtgttttaggCTGGCACTGATGACTCCGAAAATGAACCTCCCTGTTAGTTACTTGGTTCCTGCACAGGATGGAATTATAGGTTGAAGTGATAGCACATAAATAGATATTACTTGCTGTAAAAAGCAGCCAGAATCCACGAAGAATTAACAGGTTTGTGGTATATTGTATGGGAGGTTTATAGGCTGTTTAACACACTCTGTACTTTCTAAGCTTTATCAGGCAACCACATTTATCCACTGTCTCGCCGCTCCTGCCAATCAGCTATAtctcctccagttgttttggcagAGCAGTGACAAAGGGAGGGGAAGGTTGGCTATTTAACATGCAAACTGTGCAGGTCATATCTTGACTGCTGATAAAGGGAAACAAGAAGTGACTTCCTTTTAACTGTACTTTCTCCATTCTTAACACTCTTTATTTTCCCTGTTTAGGTAAAGCATGTGGTGTCACAAAACTGTGATGGGCTCCACTTGCGCAGTGGGCTCCCTCGGGAAGCCCTGTCTGAGCTGCATGGAAACATGTATATAGAGGTGAGCATAGGCAGAGAGTGGGGCTTAGTGTACCATAGTACCATAGGGAATGATAACTGAGATTCTGTGCTTCCATTCAAAATTAGGTTTGCACATCCTGCACACCCAATCGTGAATACGTGCGAGTGTTTGACGTGACGGAGCGCACAGCCTTGCACAGGCACCATACCGGCAGAGTGTGCCACAAATGTGGGGCACAACTAAGAGATACAATTGTACACTTTGGGGAGAAGGGCATCTTGCAGCAGCCCTTGAACTGGGAGGCAGCAATAGAggctgcaagcaaagcagatgtgaTCCTGTGCTTGGGATCTAGCTTGAAGGTAAGGTAGGAGAAAATGTCATTCAATGTATAATTGCACTATACTCTGTAATGGTTTTATTTCAAAAATTCTAGAATTATATTGGAATCGGCAGTCTGACACCCCAATTTATAGTCTTTAAGGTTTATTGTGAAAGTGTTTGCAAAAATAGAAGTTGCTGCAATGTAGGCACAAATATGTATGTATTTCTCCCTTTGAAGCTTCTTAGAAATGTAACAATAGAAtcctttgagaatattttcctgtgtCATTGGTTATAGCCAAATATATGTCGGGGAAGGTTATGGAAACAGATTTCAAATATCTGGTCAAATATAGGAAGCCCTTTAAAAAATTAAGTCTGAAAAGGCAAGCGTTTCACAAGGCAACTTGGTTTGTGTCTTgacttgcaccccccccccttttcaattaGAGATtaaaacaggagtgggaaacctttggccctacaGACGTTggtgaactgcaattcccatcagttctgacaagcatggccagggatgatgagagttgtagttcagcaacatccagtgAGCCAAAGGTACCCAAACCTGGATTAAAGTAAGGATGTATACAGTTAAGTGGTTCATAGCTAAATAacccagaatatatatatttttaagtttgatgtgctttcgaactgctaggttggcaggagctgggactgggcaacgggagctcaccccgccgcggggattcgaaccgccgaccttctgattggcaagccctaggctcagtggtttaacccacagcgccacccgcgtcctgcaaAAATCCTGCAAAAGCCTTGGCAACCATGTAATCCTGGAAGTTGGTACCAGAAGACTGTTCCGGCTTCCCACTTCCCTTCTAAGTAGTTTGCAGTAGGCATTGGTTAAAGATTAACACAAATGACTAAAGATGAACTGTGTTGCCACGTATCTCAAAGTTTGGGACTCCTTCCCTCTTCTAGCACTGATGAATATTTTGGTTGTGTTTTCCTTCTCACAACAGGTTTTGAAGAAGTATCCACATTTGTGGTGCATGAGCAAACCACCCAGACACCGCCCTAAACTCTACATTGTAAATCTCCAGGTTAGTTCGAGCCTTGTCATTCATGGGCAGAGCAATTTGCTCTGGTGATATATGCAAGTGTATATGATTACTTTAGTTGCTTCCATGTGTTTATAGGGTAGGGGCCAAAGATCAGGGTTTATTCTGTCATGTAGCTGGATTTTGTCATGCATTTTGTGCATTATCAAAAAATTGCACAATGTGAAGTATGTTTTTTGTGAAGTTGGGAATATGGGATTGAATAAGGAGCTAAGTAGTTTCTAAGAGAGAAATAGataagaaaagaaatgtttaggtTTAAAAGATATACAAAAAATAAGCAATTGACGTGTCTGAATAGAACGTATGGAACATCCCTATGGACCAAAACTCTCTCCATTGATTGGTCCATGGCTGATAACACACTTGTCCTCCTATTCCATGTTGTCACCGGCAGCCCCAGCAGCACCAGCTGGCAAGGGGGCTGCAGGGCGGAGCTCTTCCGCTCTGCCTGCTGATGGGTTGGAATGAATGGGCAATAGCTTGGCAACCTTCCCGAGTGGCAGTTGCGGTGCCCCATGAGCATCGAGCATGACAGAGAGTGGGACTGGGAATTGATCAGGAGCAAGTATCTTGGTAAAGCCCATGCAGAGGGCTCCGTAGCAACCAGCCATTGCCAAATCTGCTCTTCAGTCTGCCCATGCGACCATTGGGAGATTTTCTGGGTCAGGGAGGGAATCTtgaaattttgtgtccagggcaaaGACCCCTGTGGCCCCatccatgctatgccactgcctagAAGCCATCTGGTGGATTCTTACTTATCATTGGTTGAAAGTAATTCTGTAACAAGCCACATGGTCAGATTTCAAAGAAATTTTATGTTGTTCACATGTTTATGTTGAAGTTTTGTTCCTTTGCCATGGGATAAACATGTTACCAACGTTTTTACAATAAAAGTGAAAACCTAGTACGTGACACGTGAAGATGATTGTGAATGTCATGGTAGCAGTGCTAAGTCAGTTCACTTCATTCACAGTATTACTGTTCTGTCTACAGTGGACACCAAAGGATGATCTGGCAGCCCTGAAACTTCATGGGAAATGTGATGATGTGATGAAGCTATTGATGGAGGAGCTGGGGCTTCCCATCCCTTGCTATGACAGGTCAGCAAAGAGAGTGCTCGGCTTGAGCACTGTGCCCTTATACACTACTTCATGTTTGTAGATAGTAGCAGATTTTTGAATGAGCAGAGTCTAAATGTAGGTTCTTCTACATTTAATCTAAATGTTGGCTCTTATCTGCTTATACAGTATCATATACAGAGGTTTATAATTAAATATAGCTTCTTGTTTCTTCATAATGTGATGTAATTTAAACATGGCTTGTATCAGTATAGAAATATGCGCTGAGCATATTTGCACTTGTGAGGACTTGCAGTCCAGCCCCATTTTACTGGAGAATATCATGCATGGTTCTAAACACACCCTTTCACTTGATACTTGGGCCTTATGGTAATTCTCTGGGTGCTGCAAACTTAATATTACATATTATTGTGCTTGCAGAACAAAGGATCCCATTTTTTCTCTGGCTGTTCCTCTGCAACCTGAAGAAGAAGGCAGTCATAGCAGGAGAGCTGTGGCTCCACCAGCAGGTCTTCATGAAGTGCAGCTGGGAGAGCAACAGCAGACACCCGTGGGTCCCCTTTCTGGCGGCTGGTTTGGCAGGGGCTGTGCAAAAGGCACCAAGAAGAGAAAAGTGTCTTGATAATGGAATTATAAGGgtgtggtgtggtttttttttaaccttgagGACCAACTGAAGTTGCTAAAATCAGGACAAGACGTTTACATCTGCACCGGATTTGACCAGAATTGCTGGGCTAACTGCTCCTGCTGCTATTTTCATAAATGTTTTGTATAACTACTCAGTTTGTAAACAGAGGCTGAAGCCTAGCTTGGTTTCTGCTGTGGCTGAGGAGAGGTTGGTGTTTAATACTCAGGGCTGtcaattattaaatattattaataaaataaaacaataaaagccaaTAGCTGTGGATTTTGTAGCACGCTGGTTATATTCCCACACTTGTGTTGGTGTCAGCAATGCTGATAACCCACCACATTTGGGTGTGCATGTTTTATCTAAACATGGGTCTGTTACAGCAAGGGTTACATTCTCAGAAGATGTGCAGTACAACATTGCTAGATTGTTGCAAGTGGTCTTGAGGGTAGGGTTGTCACCcgtcctgtataatacaggattgccctgtatttcaatgtaaaatgctacgACCTGCATTCAGTACAGGACACAGCTTGTCCtgtatttcctctctttttctctctgccaagttagggatcctctccaaatgcatgtgtgcaaaaggtcatgtatttaagctctgggtaacAAAGCAgagacagatttacaaattcatgtgtaagtgtgtgtgtgtttgacaaaTTTCAGAGGGtccatcctgttaggctgcaatcgaTTGTAATGGATTGTTTTGAAATCGCTCAAGCAACAGATGCGGGGTGGAAATTGCGCCCGCCTCGCCGTCCTgcattttgccagaacaaaggtggcaaccctagtgtGTATCTCAGAAGTGGGTGCCAGGAGAAAAGGAATCACAAGGGCTTTGGACTCCCCCCAGCAAAGTTGTGCTACAAAAAGTCGTGTACAGTATTCCCTGGGGTTAGGGAATAGGCGAAACTTTGTTTATTATGATGCAAAGGTTGACAACTGGCGTGGAAGAGAGCTCAAATGTCTCCAGCAGCGGAGGAAGGCCGGTGAGCGTCCGGCGCAAAGGAGACGGTACAGCGCTGAAGGACCAAGACTAGAGAACGGTGCGCCCAGTCCCCACTCTGGAGAGGGTTCCTGTGAAGGGGGCGGGGCGACGCGCGCGACGTAAGGCAGTGGAGGGGGGCGCGCGCCGCCTGTTGGTCAGGTGACGGCCACCGAAGATGGCTGCGCGCTCGAGAGCTGCGGCTCCTCCCTGACCACGTGACGAGGGAAGTGACAGCGCCGGGGTCGGCCAGCCGCCCAAGAGTCCGGCACTCACTCGCCGGAGATGCTGCGGAACGGAGCTGCCGGGGCCTCCTCCCCTTCTGGCAATGGCGCCAACCGGCCTGTGCGCGTGTGGTGCGACGGATGGTGAGCGCTTGCttgggtgtgggggggaggcaaCCAAGCCCGTTTCCgagggggacgggacgggacggggcccgcctgcagcagcagcagaagagacGCTTCCCCGGGTATTTCTATGGCAACCGCTCGCCTTGCTGCGGTTGCCGCCGCCCCGAAACGGCTGCCCCTTGTCCCCATAGCAACGCCCGTCCGCACTGCTTTCGGCTGGGCTGCGCTCGCGTCCGCGACGGCGGCGCTCCTGTCACCCGCCGTGGGGCATTTCCAGCAGGTGCCCCCTCGGGTGGCGCTTTCTGTGCGCCGCTGCCAAAGCTCCTCCAGGGGACGCGGGCAGCGCGGGATCCAGAgcaggaggctgctgctgctgtactgcGCGCTTAGTGGAGGGAGTTCGTAAGCTCGGAGGGGCGAACAGGCTTGCTTCCGGGTAGAGCAGGCGCCGAATCGCGTAGTGCGTCCGCTCACGGGGGGACAGGACGcgcgttgtgtgtgtgttgtgtgtgtgccgCATGCACGTGGAGGGGAGGGCTTCCTGCATCATGCTCGCTTGGAACCGAAGCTGTTGCCGGTTAACAGGGCAGGCTCCCCCTTCTTGTTTGCTTTTCTCTCTTGGCGGACACTCTTCGGCTCCCTCTTCTCTGCGTTTCAACAGGGCTTCTATTTCTACGGTAGTACCCGCTGCTAGCGCAGGGTTTGCAACGGGTTGCTCTGAATGTGGGTGGAAGAGATCGGCGGGCCAATTCGCATCAGCTGAGCGCTCGCGGTTGGAGTGCGCCAATCGCAAAGCCCGGGCTCTTGGCTGCGATCCCGCTGGTAGGTGGGCAGCGAAGCTTCTGTGGGTGGCGCCGTCGCTCCTGATTGGCTCGATCCCGAAGCTGGCTGGTTCCTGTGGCCCAGCTAAACTTATCCCATTGAAGGGACTGGATGTTCTCGTCTCGGGGTTACGTAGATAGGACTTTGGAGCTTGAATACGGTTGTAAACATAAATTTCCCAGTTGAGACGCGCTTTTGGATTATCGGGTGCCCTGAATTCCCCTCGTTCTGAGAGGTGTGTACGGTTCATGGCTGCAAAATGATGTTTGCTCATAGGTATCTTTTGACTACCCTATGGCCTAAATTGCACCTTATTGTCATGGGTTGAGTTTATTGGGCCTCAATGAAATTTGTCCCTGGGCCTGTTCGCCATGATTGTAAATGGGCCAGGAGGTTGTAACTGGCATAAACGTCACCTCACAGGAAATGATACAAAGTCACACTGTTCCGTACAACGTTctgaaatgcatagctgccaagttttcccttttctcacgaggaagcctattgagcataagggaaaatcccttaaaaaaagggataacttggcagctatgctgaaatgCCAAACAACCCACCCTTATTATTGCCTCCTTTGGTCACCACCTGGTGTGGGAAGTCAAGTGCATTCTTTTGAGTTCAGTATCTGCTCTGTTATCATtgtttccccaacttggtacTGCAGGGAGGCTTCTGGAGCAGCAATTTATAAAGTGCTACCTGTTTGCCTCTCCCTTTCCTTACTGTTTTTCCCCCTCACCTGTCTATTAGCTTCTAAACcatgggtaaggtaaaggtaaaggga
Above is a window of Zootoca vivipara chromosome 2, rZooViv1.1, whole genome shotgun sequence DNA encoding:
- the SIRT7 gene encoding NAD-dependent protein deacetylase sirtuin-7 isoform X2, translated to MAAGWSLSRSERKAAARAEFLRQEEQRERRRQVSRILHKPAAERSPDEAVLLSGCQEIVRDLERLGKKRERLRRRLEEVCDEPEELKRKVSKLSAAVQGAKHLIIYTGAGISTAASIPDYRGPNGVWTMLQKGRSIRAVDLSEAEPTLTHMSITCLHNHKLVKHVVSQNCDGLHLRSGLPREALSELHGNMYIEVCTSCTPNREYVRVFDVTERTALHRHHTGRVCHKCGAQLRDTIVHFGEKGILQQPLNWEAAIEAASKADVILCLGSSLKVLKKYPHLWCMSKPPRHRPKLYIVNLQWTPKDDLAALKLHGKCDDVMKLLMEELGLPIPCYDRTKDPIFSLAVPLQPEEEGSHSRRAVAPPAGLHEVQLGEQQQTPVGPLSGGWFGRGCAKGTKKRKVS
- the SIRT7 gene encoding NAD-dependent protein deacetylase sirtuin-7 isoform X1, producing MAAGWSLSRSERKAAARAEFLRQEEQRERRRQVPAVGARSLWVSVALVGAGVSALRLRLLLPHQPPPSSVSFFLSLSVSFSPAVRRQVSRILHKPAAERSPDEAVLLSGCQEIVRDLERLGKKRERLRRRLEEVCDEPEELKRKVSKLSAAVQGAKHLIIYTGAGISTAASIPDYRGPNGVWTMLQKGRSIRAVDLSEAEPTLTHMSITCLHNHKLVKHVVSQNCDGLHLRSGLPREALSELHGNMYIEVCTSCTPNREYVRVFDVTERTALHRHHTGRVCHKCGAQLRDTIVHFGEKGILQQPLNWEAAIEAASKADVILCLGSSLKVLKKYPHLWCMSKPPRHRPKLYIVNLQWTPKDDLAALKLHGKCDDVMKLLMEELGLPIPCYDRTKDPIFSLAVPLQPEEEGSHSRRAVAPPAGLHEVQLGEQQQTPVGPLSGGWFGRGCAKGTKKRKVS